One window of Cellulomonas shaoxiangyii genomic DNA carries:
- a CDS encoding squalene cyclase, producing MTAPVPTEWLLDSDPALRWQVERDLLDLPEETWSATRARVATEGFGAQLLALQDPDGQWAGGAFFPAGFDFASVETAGQPWTATTWSLNSLREWGVGADALAGTADRLAAHARWEYDDLPYWGGEVDCCINSWTLSNGLWLGADVDGIVDWFLAHRMDDGGWNCEWVEGSTRSSFPSTLNTLKGLLDYELATGDRERVRAARLAGQEYLLSRSLFRRLATGEPFAPWALRLAYPFRAYYSVLNAADHLRAASLHDGTPPDPRTADAIEHIRAARQPDGTWLQERRHPGAVWFEVDVPAGEPSRWLTFLATRVLRWWDGEPPAGEPPTTTTV from the coding sequence GTGACCGCACCCGTGCCGACCGAGTGGCTGCTCGACTCCGACCCCGCCTTGCGCTGGCAGGTCGAGCGCGACCTGCTGGACCTGCCGGAGGAGACGTGGTCCGCGACGCGGGCCCGCGTCGCGACCGAGGGGTTCGGCGCGCAGCTCCTCGCGCTGCAGGACCCCGACGGGCAGTGGGCGGGCGGCGCGTTCTTCCCCGCGGGCTTCGACTTCGCGTCGGTCGAGACGGCGGGGCAGCCGTGGACCGCGACGACCTGGTCCCTGAACTCGCTGCGGGAGTGGGGCGTCGGTGCCGACGCGCTCGCCGGCACCGCCGACCGGCTCGCCGCCCACGCCCGCTGGGAGTACGACGACCTGCCGTACTGGGGCGGTGAGGTCGACTGCTGCATCAACTCCTGGACGCTGTCCAACGGGCTGTGGCTCGGCGCGGACGTGGACGGGATCGTCGACTGGTTCCTCGCGCACCGCATGGACGACGGCGGGTGGAACTGCGAGTGGGTGGAGGGGTCGACGCGGTCGTCGTTCCCCTCCACCCTCAACACCCTCAAGGGCCTGCTCGACTACGAGCTCGCGACCGGCGACCGGGAGCGGGTGCGTGCGGCGCGCCTCGCGGGTCAGGAGTACCTGCTCTCCCGCTCGCTGTTCCGGCGGCTGGCGACGGGCGAACCGTTCGCGCCGTGGGCCCTGCGCCTCGCGTACCCGTTCCGCGCGTACTACAGCGTGCTCAACGCCGCCGACCACCTGCGCGCCGCGTCCCTGCACGACGGCACCCCGCCCGACCCGCGCACGGCCGACGCGATCGAGCACATCCGCGCCGCGCGGCAGCCGGACGGGACCTGGCTCCAGGAACGGCGGCACCCCGGTGCGGTGTGGTTCGAGGTCGACGTGCCGGCGGGCGAGCCGTCGAGGTGGCTGACGTTCCTCGCGACCCGCGTGCTGCGCTGGTGGGACGGCGAGCCGCCCGCGGGCGAGCCCCCGACCACCACCACCGTCTGA
- a CDS encoding metal-sensitive transcriptional regulator, whose amino-acid sequence MISTDADAQRRILHRLTRARGQLSAVIDAVENGGSCRDVVTQLAAVSSALDRAGFAVIATAMKECVTEPDGERADGITTAELEKLFLTLA is encoded by the coding sequence GTGATCAGCACCGACGCGGACGCCCAGCGCCGCATCCTGCACCGGCTGACCCGCGCCCGCGGCCAGCTGAGCGCCGTCATCGACGCCGTCGAGAACGGCGGCTCGTGCCGCGACGTCGTGACCCAGCTCGCCGCCGTGTCCAGCGCGCTCGACCGCGCCGGCTTCGCCGTCATCGCCACCGCGATGAAGGAGTGCGTCACGGAGCCCGACGGCGAGCGCGCCGACGGCATCACCACCGCCGAGCTCGAGAAGCTCTTCCTCACGCTCGCCTGA